Proteins encoded together in one Triticum dicoccoides isolate Atlit2015 ecotype Zavitan chromosome 7B, WEW_v2.0, whole genome shotgun sequence window:
- the LOC119335395 gene encoding putative disease resistance protein RGA4, with protein sequence MELALGSAASLLGKVWTTLSDGLVAAYVDSLELGHNSDQIKDKLLQTQGLLHNAQAQGSHVGDNLALQRLLEKLRRDADQAEDLLDEVHYFHIHDRLHSTNYATTQDLDGLVRGQTLHARSALRHTLGSWFQCFSCSRTPKTNRDGGDAAAAAVASAPRHVTNSSSAAAAVAGVTNSNSASADDGDTLRFDRVSMSREIKSLLQGMQSHCDSVSNLLSSTPINNTAVVRHRPQTGSMIIQDTLYGRTDTIEETVNRITDTGATKTVSVLPIVGPGGIGKTTFTTHLYNDARTQEHFQVRVWVCVSTDFDVLRLTKEILTCILAAQEEKNSGVANETTNLDQLQKSIAQRIKSKRFLIVLDDIWKCDSQDQWKTLLAPFTKGDTKGSMLLVTTRFPKVADMVKTVDPLELRGLESNHFFTFFEACIFGEDDKPEHYKDELAGIAQNIANKLKGSPLAAKTVGRLLHKDLSQKHWNGVLEKDEWLKQKNNYDIMPSLKISYDYLPFDLKKCSSYCGLFPEDHEFTSSEINHFWVAIGIIDSNHQADRNYLEELVDSGFLMKKFNWYVMHDLMHELSKTVSAQECLNISSLDFRADAIPQSVRHLSINIEDRYIANFEEEMCKLRERIDIANLRSLMIFREYEEERIAKLLKDSFKEINSLRVLFIVVKSAQSFPYRFSKLIHLEYLKISSSYNEDKMSLPSTLSRFYHLKFLDLDDWCGTYVDLDAKLMSKRNLKELELLWGRDGPTTDADILDALQPHSNLRALTIANHGGVVGPSWLCLDIWLTNLESLILEGISWSTLPPFAKLPNLEDLKLKKIPGMHQFGLGCGGAPGKCFMRLKTVKFCEMPDLAEWVVEPNCHSFPSLEEIICVNCPNLRVMPLSEVSFTNLRRLEVSGCPKMSLPSMPHTSTLTDLVIKTGNSRSFYKFLRDDLGTLLSYDGKKLVVRGYGGALASHNLDKVEDMIVGRCDGLFPEELDGSFVFHSVKSLELHVSHLTSKSSSEVLNCFPALSVLKIDGYKEECGMQFPSSSSLQELTFSYCKENGGGIQEDNSLLQSLTISCCGELFCQWPMEESGGAQTICPFPASLRKLDVEEEPSMKSMGLLSNLTSLTTLSLKECSNLTVDGFNPLIAVNLIKLQVHRCNTLAADMLSKVASQRAKLLLPAGYISRLEVLRVDDICGLLVAPICNLLAPALHTLEFESDDEWMEGFTEEQEKALQLLTSLQNITFFDCRCLESLPKGLHRLSSLKELRVVDCQRMISMPKEGLPVSLRKLEMRGYWAPWLDKQIEEIKRTYPDLSVTYTQVGKPAH encoded by the exons ATGGAGCTGGCTCTCGGCTCGGCGGCTTCGCTCCTCGGCAAGGTGTGGACGACGCTGTCCGACGGCCTGGTGGCGGCGTACGTGGACAGCCTCGAGCTCGGCCACAACTCGGACCAGATCAAGGACAAGCTGCTGCAGACGCAAGGCCTGCTGCACAACGCCCAGGCCCAGGGGAGCCACGTCGGCGACAACCTTGCCCTGCAGCGCTTGCTGGAGAAGCTGAGAAGGGACGCCGACCAGGCAGAGGACTTGCTCGATGAGGTCCACTACTTCCACATCCATGACAGGCTCCACAGCACCAACTACGCCACCACCCAAGATCTGGACGGCCTTGTCCGCGGTCAAACTCTCCACGCCCGTAGTGCTCTTCGCCACACCCTAGGCAGTTGGTTCCAGTGTTTTTCTTGCTCCCGTACACCCAAGACCAATAGGGATGgtggtgatgctgctgctgctgctgttgccagTGCACCACGCCACGTCACCAACTCcagttctgctgctgctgctgttgccggCGTCACCAACTCCAACTCTGCTAGTGCTGATGATGGTGATACGCTGCGTTTCGACAGAGTGTCCATGTCCAGAGAAATCAAGTCCCTGTTACAGGGCATGCAGTCCCACTGTGATTCAGTATCCAATTTGCTCAGCAGTACCCCAATCAACAACACGGCAGTTGTCCGACATCGGCCTCAGACTGGTTCCATGATTATACAAGACACATTGTATGGCAGGACAGACACTATTGAGGAAACTGTCAATCGTATCACCGATACTGGTGCCACAAAGACTGTTTCAGTTCTTCCTATAGTTGGTCCAGGGGGTATTGGAAAGACAACTTTCACCACTCACTTGTACAATGATGCAAGGACTCAAGAGCACTTCCAAGTCAGGGTCTGGGTATGTGTATCCACAGATTTTGATGTGCTTAGGCTCACCAAGGAGATACTTACCTGCATACTTGCAGCTCAAGAAGAAAAAAACAGCGGTGTTGCAAATGAAACAACCAATTTAGACCAGCTTCAGAAATCCATAGCACAACGTATCAAGTCCAAGAGGTTTCTGATTGTATTGGATGATATATGGAAATGTGACAGTCAGGATCAGTGGAAAACCCTGTTAGCTCCGTTCACAAAGGGGGATACCAAAGGAAGCATGCTACTTGTCACAACTCGATTCCCAAAGGTAGCAGACATGGTGAAAACAGTTGATCCACTAGAGCTGCGAGGTTTGGAGTCTAATCACTTCTTCACATTCTTTGAAGCATGTATATTTGGTGAAGACGACAAGCCTGAGCATTACAAAGATGAGTTAGCTGGTATTGCACAAAATATTGCAAATAAGCTAAAGGGTTCCCCGCTAGCAGCCAAAACAGTTGGTAGACTATTACACAAGGACCTTTCTCAGAAACATTGGAATGGAGTTCTTGAAAAGGATGAGTGGCTAAAGCAGAAAAATAATTATGATATCATGCCATCTTTAAAGATTAGCTATGATTACCTCCCTTTTGATCTGAAGAAATGTTCTTCCTATTGTGGCCTTTTCCCTGAAGATCATGAGTTTACTTCTTCAGAAATCAATCATTTCTGGGTTGCAATAGGCATCATAGACTCTAATCACCAAGCCGATAGGAATTACTTGGAAGAATTAGTGGACAGTGGTTTTCTCATGAAGAAATTTAATTGGTATGTAATGCATGATTTAATGCATGAGCTATCTAAGACTGTTTCTGCACAAGAATGCCTCAATATAAGCAGCTTAGATTTCAGAGCTGATGCCATCCCACAATCTGTTCGGCACTTATCTATCAACATAGAAGACAGATATATTGCAAATTTTGAGGAAGAAATGTGTAAACTAAGGGAGAGGATAGACATCGCTAATCTGCGAAGTTTGATGATTTTTAGAGAATATGAAGAAGAAAGAATCGCCAAGCTTTTGAAAGATAGCTTCAAGGAAATAAATAGTCTGCGTGTCCTATTTATAGTGGTGAAGTCTGCACAATCTTTTCCATATAGGTTTTCAAAACTTATTCACCTCGAGTACCTCAAAATTAGTTCGTCTTACAATGAAGATAAAATGAGCTTACCTAGTACACTATCAAGATTTTATCACTTGAAATTCTTGGACCTAGATGATTGGTGTGGTACTTATGTGGACCTAGATGCCAAACTGATGTCGAAAAGGAATCTGAAGGAGTTGGAATTACTCTGGGGCAGAGATGGACCAACTACAGATGCTGATATTCTTGATGCTCTTCAACCACACTCTAATCTTAGAGCACTTACAATTGCAAATCATGGTGGTGTCGTTGGTCCTAGTTGGTTGTGTCTTGACATCTGGTTAACAAATTTAGAGTCTCTCATTCTAGAAGGCATATCTTGGAGCACCCTCCCACCTTTTGCGAAGCTACCAAATCTCGAGGACCTCAAATTGAAGAAAATTCCTGGAATGCATCAGTTTGGGCTTGGATGTGGTGGCGCTCCAGGCAAATGTTTTATGCGCTTGAAGACAGTTAAGTTTTGTGAAATGCCAGATCTTGCTGAATGGGTTGTGGAACCTAATTGCCATTCCTTTCCAAGTCTTGAAGAAATCATATGCGTCAATTGTCCCAATCTCCGTGTGATGCCCTTGTCAgaggtatccttcaccaatttgcgCAGACTTGAAGTTTCTGGGTGCCCCAAGATGTCTCTGCCCTCCATGCCTCACACCTCCACACTGACAGATTTGGTTATTAAAACAGGTAATTcaagaagtttttacaaatttctgcgAGATGATTTAGGGACGTTGTTGTCTTATGATGGAAAGAAATTGGTTGTTAGAGGGTATGGCGGTGCTTTGGCCTCCCACAATCTGGATAAAGTAGAAGATATGATTGTCGGAAGATGCGACGGTTTGTTCCCTGAAGAGCTGGATGGCAGTTTTGTCTTCCATTCAGTTAAGAGTCTCGAATTACATGTATCTCATCTTACCAGCAAATCATCTTCAGAAGTATTAAACTGTTTCCCGGCTCTTTCTGTGTTGAAGATTGATGGCTATAAGGAGGAATGTGGAATGCAGTTCCCATCATCCAGCTCACTGCAGGAACTTACCTTCTCATACTGTAAGGAGAATGGAGGAGGAATTCAGGAGGACAACTCATTGCTACAATCATTAACAATATCCTGCTGTGGCGAATTGTTCTGTCAGTGGCCCATGGAAGAATCAGGAGGAGCTCAGACCATTTGCCCATTCCCTGCTTCCCTGAGGAAACTTGATGTTGAGGAAGAGCCAAGCATGAAGTCAATGGGTCTGCTCTCAAACCTCACGTCTCTCACCACTCTAAGCCTAAAAGAGTGCAGTAATTTAACAGTGGACGGATTCAATCCTCTCATCGCAGTCAACCTCATAAAACTGCAAGTGCATAGGTGCAACACCTTAGCAGCAGATATGCTCTCAAAGGTAGCCTCTCAGAGGGCCAAATTATTATTGCCTGCAGGTTACATCTCTAGATTGGAGGTGCTCAGGGTGGATGACATCTGTGGATTGCTTGTTGCTCCTATTTGCAACCTCCTCGCCCCGGCCCTCCACACACTTGAATTCGAGTCCGATGATGAGTGGATGGAAGGCTTCACGGAAGAGCAAGAGAAAGCGCTGCAGCTCCTCACCTCCCTCCAGAATATAACATTTTTCGACTGCCGGTGTCTGGAGTCCCTTCCTAAAGGGTTACATCGCCTTTCTTCTCTCAAGGAGTTGCGTGTCGTTGACTGTCAAAGAATGATATCAATGCCCAAGGAGGGCCTCCCGGTTTCGCTGAGAAAACTAGAGATGCGTGGTTACTGGGCTCCTTGGCTAGACAAGCAAATTGAGGAAATCAAAAGAACCTACCCAGATTTATCCGTCACGTATACCCAAG TTGGCAAACCTGCACATTAA